A stretch of the Glycine soja cultivar W05 chromosome 13, ASM419377v2, whole genome shotgun sequence genome encodes the following:
- the LOC114381688 gene encoding uncharacterized protein LOC114381688: MFIKHGPQSITALLVYVDDIVLSGNDLIEIQNITKLLDYAFKVKDLGDLKFFLGFEIAKTPAGINLCQRKYALDILNDTGVLGSKPVSTPFDYTTRIHQHSSSPLSTEGASSYRKLIGRLIYLANTRAYITYVVQHLSQYVAEPTSAHQQATFRILRYIKGSPSAKIFLSVDSQIHLKGFSDSDWADYIDTRRSITGYAIHLGNSLILWKSKKQDIVSRSSSEAEYKALASAACELQ, translated from the coding sequence ATGTTTATTAAGCATGGTCCTCAATCTATTACTGCCTTATTGGTGTATGTGGATGATATTGTTCTCTCTGGTAATGATTTGATTGAGATCCAAAATATTACAAAGTTATTGGACTATGCCTTCAAGGTAAAGGATTTGGGTGATTTGAAGTTCTTTCTAGGCTTTGAAATAGCCAAAACACCTGCAGGGATCAATTTATGTCAAAGGAAGTATGCTTTAGATATTCTTAATGACACTGGTGTGCTTGGATCTAAACCAGTTTCCACTCCTTTTGATTATACTACAAGGATTCATCAACACTCAAGTTCTCCTCTTTCAACTGAGGGTGCTTCTTCCTATAGAAAACTAATTGGAAGACTGATTTATTTGGCCAACACAAGAGCATATATCACTTATGTTGTGCAGCATTTAAGTCAGTATGTTGCTGAACCTACCTCAGCTCATCAACAAGCTACTTTTAGGATTCTCAGATACATCAAAGGGTCTCCAAGTgcaaagatttttctttctgtTGATAGTCAAATTCATTTGAAAGGATTTAGTGATTCAGATTGGGCTGATTATATTGATACAAGGAGATCTATTACTGGTTATGCCATTCATCTTGGTAATTCTTTGATTTTATGGAAATCTAAGAAACAAGATATTGTGTCTAGAAGTTCTTCAGAAGCTGAGTATAAAGCATTAGCTAGTGCTGCTTGTGAGCTTCAATGA